Proteins from a genomic interval of Streptomyces sp. TLI_235:
- a CDS encoding helix-turn-helix protein, with protein MTDTPDAIDALLGAGPRRTVALPEPAEREWLRTEYGLTKAETAKALGVSTSTFTAWESGQRDPQGEGRAAYAKLLEGMAARLIPTPPAEPASASAPAPAHAPAPAPMPASIPAELDRTPSGELVTAPVQPCVRCGRPTPYRAAGQPMHVGGFCAPAATPAAAVPAAAVPSAPVAAEIAAPAPARRPAPAAAPARAARPSSSSRSSARPTRKAASSTAAPANDARAAAAEKFPNGPLAVVDPAPSGRGLIAHLVDGRTLDIPAVMTLPELTEWTLTAGLGEVRLHKHGKDGDPLIVLTDAAATLLGLPPMGSDADGHFERRLGRLPETHKTVKALTKAGWQLTQRGFGPWARVYRTPDGAKRSCVQYCIPAWAALTSPGWNIPAGLDPAQLAALLGGYAERVMTPRGSTAVTGLSLMEALRPPTRAVRTETGWTSGLVEGSRSRAFDPAPPEAPAEHPVAQDRDPADVLVTEAWDWIRPEQAIGDGERALPHVVGLDINTAFLAAAGRLTMALSEPVHELNPIFDPKIPGSWKCDFSTAELDPRLPNPFTPDGLPPTGPAWYTTAKVAYARELGLAVAPTEGWLRHESGPWLDPWHKHLRAAYLTTMDRLGVPLDLGEQDPEAFLAAMAGLQEHGDPVELAILAAVKATAKGGVGKLRERPRGASYRPGQRWPALERPTWDPLNRALIIDTATVNQHRKIRRHAQATGRFPLAILSDCTVYPSPGPSALDLLRGSDGTLTTVWRLGISPGLCKHEGTQSMDWALELIAEDTNPGRHIKGGDAVAEGE; from the coding sequence ATGACCGACACCCCGGACGCCATCGACGCGCTGCTCGGAGCCGGCCCGCGCCGCACCGTCGCCCTGCCTGAGCCCGCCGAACGCGAATGGCTGCGCACCGAGTACGGGCTGACGAAGGCCGAGACCGCGAAGGCCCTCGGCGTCAGTACCAGCACGTTCACCGCCTGGGAGTCGGGCCAGCGCGACCCGCAGGGCGAGGGCCGCGCCGCCTACGCCAAGCTCCTTGAGGGCATGGCCGCCCGCCTCATCCCCACACCCCCAGCAGAGCCCGCTTCCGCTTCGGCCCCGGCGCCCGCGCATGCCCCGGCTCCGGCCCCGATGCCCGCGTCGATCCCGGCGGAGCTGGACCGGACGCCGTCGGGTGAACTTGTCACCGCCCCGGTGCAGCCCTGCGTCCGGTGCGGACGCCCCACCCCCTATCGCGCGGCCGGCCAGCCGATGCACGTGGGCGGCTTCTGCGCCCCCGCCGCTACGCCCGCTGCTGCTGTCCCCGCCGCCGCCGTCCCGTCCGCGCCCGTGGCTGCGGAAATCGCTGCGCCCGCGCCTGCCCGCCGGCCGGCGCCCGCTGCTGCTCCGGCCCGGGCGGCGCGCCCATCCTCGTCCTCGCGTTCGAGTGCCCGCCCGACGCGGAAGGCGGCGTCCAGCACGGCTGCTCCGGCGAACGACGCCCGTGCCGCGGCGGCCGAGAAGTTCCCGAACGGGCCGCTCGCCGTCGTCGACCCGGCCCCGTCCGGCCGTGGCCTGATCGCGCACCTGGTCGACGGCCGCACCCTCGACATCCCGGCCGTGATGACGCTGCCGGAACTCACCGAGTGGACGCTGACCGCGGGCCTCGGCGAGGTGCGGCTGCACAAGCACGGCAAGGACGGCGACCCGCTGATCGTCCTCACCGACGCCGCCGCGACCCTGCTCGGCCTGCCCCCGATGGGCAGCGACGCCGACGGGCACTTCGAGCGCCGGCTCGGCCGCCTCCCCGAGACCCACAAGACCGTCAAGGCCCTCACCAAGGCGGGCTGGCAGCTCACCCAGCGCGGCTTCGGCCCCTGGGCCCGCGTCTACCGCACCCCCGACGGCGCCAAGCGGAGTTGCGTCCAGTACTGCATCCCCGCCTGGGCCGCCCTCACCTCCCCCGGCTGGAACATCCCCGCAGGCCTCGATCCCGCCCAGCTCGCCGCGCTCCTCGGCGGCTACGCCGAACGCGTCATGACCCCCCGCGGCTCCACCGCCGTCACCGGCCTCTCCCTGATGGAAGCGCTGCGCCCGCCGACCCGCGCGGTGCGCACCGAGACGGGCTGGACCTCGGGCCTGGTGGAGGGTTCGCGCTCGCGGGCGTTCGACCCGGCGCCGCCGGAGGCCCCCGCCGAGCACCCGGTCGCCCAGGACCGCGACCCCGCCGACGTCCTGGTCACCGAGGCGTGGGACTGGATCCGCCCCGAACAGGCGATCGGCGACGGTGAGCGGGCCCTGCCGCACGTCGTCGGCCTGGACATCAACACCGCCTTCCTCGCCGCCGCCGGCCGCCTGACGATGGCCCTGTCGGAGCCGGTGCACGAGCTCAACCCCATCTTCGACCCGAAGATCCCCGGCAGCTGGAAGTGCGACTTCTCCACCGCCGAGCTGGACCCGCGGCTGCCGAACCCGTTCACCCCGGACGGCCTGCCGCCGACCGGCCCGGCCTGGTACACCACCGCGAAGGTCGCCTACGCCCGCGAACTCGGCCTTGCCGTGGCGCCGACTGAGGGCTGGCTGCGGCACGAGTCCGGTCCGTGGCTCGACCCGTGGCACAAGCACCTGCGCGCCGCCTACCTCACCACCATGGACCGGCTCGGCGTGCCGCTGGACCTGGGGGAGCAGGACCCGGAGGCGTTCCTGGCGGCGATGGCCGGCCTGCAGGAGCACGGCGACCCGGTCGAGCTCGCCATCCTGGCCGCGGTGAAGGCGACCGCGAAGGGCGGCGTGGGCAAGCTCCGCGAGCGCCCCCGCGGCGCCTCCTACCGACCCGGCCAGCGCTGGCCCGCCCTCGAGCGCCCGACCTGGGACCCGCTGAACCGCGCGCTGATCATCGACACCGCCACCGTCAACCAGCACCGCAAGATCCGCCGCCACGCGCAGGCCACCGGCCGGTTCCCGCTCGCGATCCTCTCCGACTGCACCGTCTACCCGTCCCCGGGCCCCTCCGCCCTGGACCTGCTCCGCGGAAGCGACGGGACGCTGACGACGGTGTGGCGCCTCGGGATCTCGCCGGGCCTGTGCAAGCACGAGGGCACCCAGAGCATGGACTGGGCCCTCGAGTTGATCGCCGAGGACACCAACCCGGGCCGGCACATCAAGGGCGGCGACGCCGTCGCCGAGGGGGAGTAG
- a CDS encoding putative hydrolase of the HAD superfamily, protein MAGGTGPGTAYRGLILDFAGVLTTGVLEAHRQWCVQQGLDAEAWRSALNHHPEGRRLYAALECGAIGQAEWNVGTAAILGVEAENLMGRVWAGVRPAAGMIRLAKSARAAGYTVALLSNSFGLDPYDPYAAAGVWELFDVAVISERERVAKPDPAIYRIVLERMGLPGEACVFVDDHPVNLPPAEALGITTVLAEDETQSVARLEELLGVSTAAVAA, encoded by the coding sequence ATGGCGGGTGGGACCGGGCCGGGGACGGCGTACCGGGGGCTGATCCTGGACTTCGCGGGTGTGCTGACCACGGGGGTGCTGGAGGCGCACCGGCAGTGGTGCGTGCAGCAGGGCCTGGATGCGGAGGCGTGGCGCAGCGCGCTGAACCACCACCCGGAGGGCCGTCGGCTGTATGCGGCGCTCGAGTGCGGGGCGATCGGGCAGGCGGAGTGGAACGTGGGCACGGCGGCGATCCTGGGGGTGGAGGCGGAGAATCTGATGGGCCGGGTCTGGGCCGGGGTGCGCCCGGCCGCGGGGATGATTCGGCTGGCGAAGTCGGCGCGGGCGGCCGGCTACACGGTGGCGCTGCTGTCGAACTCCTTCGGCCTGGACCCGTACGACCCGTATGCGGCGGCCGGGGTGTGGGAGCTGTTCGACGTCGCGGTGATCTCGGAGCGGGAGCGGGTGGCCAAGCCGGACCCGGCGATCTACCGGATCGTGCTGGAGCGCATGGGTCTGCCCGGGGAGGCGTGCGTCTTCGTCGACGACCATCCGGTGAACCTGCCGCCGGCCGAGGCGCTCGGCATCACCACCGTGCTGGCCGAGGACGAGACGCAGAGCGTCGCCCGGCTGGAGGAGCTCCTGGGCGTGAGCACGGCCGCCGTCGCCGCCTGA
- a CDS encoding RNA polymerase sigma-70 factor (ECF subfamily) encodes MGDREAFRRVYREHYDAVYRYMIRRVGATDAADLAAEVFTVAWRRMDALPALAPLPWLYAVARNTVANHRRKAGRAEDMERSLAVEATATARDIGETVTERHTVHRAWAALRTSDQEVLALIGWEGLTVREAARVLGCSAPACSVRLMRARTRLAQALETADGARGTTETIGRASLGASR; translated from the coding sequence GTGGGGGACCGGGAAGCGTTCCGGAGGGTGTACCGCGAGCACTACGACGCGGTGTACCGCTACATGATCAGGCGGGTCGGTGCCACCGACGCGGCGGACCTGGCCGCGGAGGTCTTCACAGTCGCGTGGCGCCGCATGGACGCGCTGCCCGCCCTGGCGCCGTTGCCCTGGCTCTACGCGGTGGCCCGCAACACGGTCGCCAACCACCGGCGCAAGGCGGGCCGCGCCGAGGACATGGAACGGAGCCTGGCCGTCGAGGCCACCGCCACGGCGCGCGACATCGGCGAGACGGTCACGGAGCGGCACACCGTGCACCGGGCCTGGGCCGCGCTGCGGACCTCGGACCAGGAAGTGCTGGCACTGATCGGCTGGGAGGGCCTGACGGTCCGCGAGGCGGCCCGCGTCCTCGGCTGCTCCGCGCCCGCCTGCTCGGTGCGCCTGATGCGCGCCCGCACTCGACTCGCCCAGGCCCTGGAAACCGCCGACGGCGCCAGAGGGACAACGGAAACCATCGGAAGAGCAAGTTTGGGGGCATCACGGTGA
- a CDS encoding hypothetical protein (manually curated): protein MDTTPPSYALVEAGWQKVRADGRVRPELFEAAYAEPLLRQLFPWTGMGELHFSRCTEQRWTWDIPYIQPAAEGEYWVSGPLRSESVGPAETPAQAVAMVVERLPPGCGPAFVGTPEELAIHDATALPAVPEPTDIDHATG, encoded by the coding sequence ATGGACACCACACCCCCAAGTTACGCCCTCGTCGAAGCAGGTTGGCAGAAGGTTCGCGCGGACGGGCGGGTCCGCCCGGAACTGTTTGAAGCTGCCTACGCCGAACCACTCTTGCGCCAGTTGTTTCCATGGACAGGAATGGGAGAGCTGCACTTCAGCCGCTGCACAGAGCAGCGTTGGACATGGGACATCCCCTACATCCAGCCCGCAGCAGAAGGCGAATACTGGGTCTCCGGCCCCCTGCGCAGCGAGTCTGTGGGCCCAGCGGAGACGCCGGCGCAGGCCGTCGCGATGGTGGTCGAGCGGCTCCCTCCTGGCTGCGGACCTGCCTTCGTTGGCACCCCAGAAGAACTCGCCATCCACGACGCCACGGCCCTGCCCGCCGTCCCCGAGCCTACGGACATCGACCACGCCACGGGCTGA
- a CDS encoding helix-turn-helix protein produces MPSLPSSSAQAAREAVAARLRELMLDAGLTGQELADRCGWNPAKTSRIINARTPPSDADVRAWCTACGADDQAPDLIETSRAVESMYVEWRRLQRNGLRKVQQDFYALHEQTALCRVYVSNVVPGFFQTAAYATALLGAVTRFVGTPDDTAEAVAARLARSRFLYEGGHRFVVVMEEWVLRAAVADRTAMAGQLRHLHAVLPLASVSLGIIPTGTARRLWPMEAFYLYDERRVVVETLTAEINVTQPREIADYARAFAELAASAVWGTEAKALINEAINAVE; encoded by the coding sequence ATGCCCTCCCTGCCCTCCTCCAGCGCCCAGGCCGCACGCGAGGCCGTCGCCGCCCGCCTGCGCGAGCTGATGCTGGACGCCGGGCTGACCGGGCAGGAGCTGGCCGACCGGTGCGGCTGGAACCCGGCCAAGACCTCCCGCATCATCAACGCCCGCACCCCGCCCTCCGACGCGGACGTCCGAGCCTGGTGCACCGCGTGCGGCGCCGACGACCAAGCCCCGGACCTGATCGAGACCTCCCGCGCGGTCGAGTCGATGTACGTGGAGTGGCGCCGCCTGCAGCGCAACGGCCTGCGCAAGGTCCAGCAGGACTTCTACGCCCTCCACGAGCAGACCGCCCTGTGCCGGGTGTACGTCTCCAACGTCGTCCCCGGCTTCTTCCAGACCGCCGCCTACGCCACCGCCCTGCTGGGCGCGGTCACCCGCTTCGTCGGCACCCCCGACGACACCGCCGAGGCCGTCGCCGCCCGCCTCGCCCGCAGCCGCTTCCTCTACGAGGGCGGCCACCGCTTCGTCGTCGTCATGGAGGAATGGGTACTGCGCGCGGCCGTCGCCGACCGCACCGCGATGGCCGGGCAGCTGCGGCACCTGCACGCGGTCCTGCCGCTCGCCTCCGTCAGCCTCGGCATCATCCCCACCGGCACCGCACGCCGCCTGTGGCCGATGGAGGCGTTCTACCTGTACGACGAGCGCCGGGTCGTCGTCGAGACGCTGACCGCCGAGATCAACGTGACCCAGCCCCGCGAGATCGCCGACTACGCCCGCGCGTTCGCCGAGCTCGCCGCAAGCGCGGTCTGGGGCACCGAGGCGAAGGCACTGATCAACGAGGCGATCAACGCAGTCGAGTGA
- a CDS encoding nucleotidyltransferase/DNA polymerase involved in DNA repair: MTTRSILHVRLHRVPFAVYGETFRLLGDITPVVQALPPDSALLDVTGALGYFRRTPEGLADLIATRLLARFGLLAAIGGGDSPLLAGLAADTCTPGQTRILEPDTDETRRFLRSRPVEALPGIGPKLGRALARYGITTTGELADLPLPTLQRIAGTSTARLLHDRANGRDPRTVAPSGPPASITATRRFPTDVLDPHQVRRTLLDLATDLGARLRSQHKTCRAVELQITYADRSSTTRTRTLREPTNHSPRLADTLYAAFTPLGLQRARIRAVTARVAHLAPAATGHTQLTFDPQTEDRRTLEPVIDEANHRWGTGTLQPATLAVPRSSRR, from the coding sequence ATGACGACGCGTTCGATCCTCCACGTCCGTCTGCACCGGGTGCCGTTCGCCGTCTACGGCGAGACATTCCGGCTACTCGGCGACATCACCCCCGTCGTCCAGGCCCTCCCACCGGACTCCGCCCTGCTCGACGTCACCGGCGCGCTCGGCTACTTCCGCCGCACCCCCGAAGGCCTCGCCGACCTGATCGCCACCCGCCTCCTCGCCCGCTTCGGCCTGCTCGCGGCCATCGGCGGCGGCGACAGCCCACTCCTGGCCGGCCTCGCCGCCGACACCTGCACCCCCGGCCAGACCCGCATCCTCGAACCCGACACTGACGAGACCCGTCGCTTCCTGCGCTCACGCCCGGTCGAGGCGCTGCCCGGAATCGGCCCCAAACTCGGCCGCGCGCTGGCCCGCTACGGCATCACCACCACCGGCGAACTCGCCGACCTGCCCCTGCCCACCCTGCAGCGGATCGCCGGCACCAGCACCGCCCGCCTCCTCCACGACCGAGCGAACGGCCGTGACCCCCGCACCGTCGCCCCCTCCGGCCCGCCGGCGAGCATCACCGCGACCCGCCGCTTCCCCACCGACGTCCTCGACCCCCACCAGGTCCGCCGTACGCTGCTCGACCTCGCCACCGACCTCGGCGCCCGCCTGCGCAGCCAGCACAAGACCTGCCGCGCCGTCGAGCTCCAGATCACCTACGCCGACCGCAGCAGCACCACCCGCACCCGCACCCTGCGCGAGCCCACCAACCACAGCCCCCGGCTCGCCGACACCCTCTACGCCGCGTTCACCCCCCTCGGCCTGCAGCGGGCCCGGATCCGCGCCGTCACCGCGCGCGTCGCGCACCTCGCCCCGGCCGCGACCGGCCACACCCAACTCACCTTCGACCCCCAGACCGAGGACCGCCGTACCCTCGAACCCGTCATCGACGAGGCCAACCACCGCTGGGGCACCGGCACCCTCCAACCGGCCACGCTCGCGGTCCCGCGCTCCAGCCGCCGTTGA
- a CDS encoding hypothetical protein (manually curated) yields MPASKIPATTGCCSTSSPGAFSVGCVRKAEKQPLGTSQASHARRQFNEARGFLAWLAGRGGSPDQSRQQDLDAWHVHSNHAAATFLRWCTESGHLPN; encoded by the coding sequence TTGCCGGCGTCGAAGATCCCGGCCACCACCGGCTGCTGCAGCACTTCGTCACCAGGCGCCTTCTCCGTCGGCTGCGTGAGAAAAGCGGAGAAGCAGCCCCTGGGGACGTCGCAGGCGAGCCACGCCCGTCGGCAGTTCAACGAGGCCAGGGGCTTCCTTGCCTGGCTGGCCGGCCGGGGCGGCAGCCCGGACCAGTCCCGCCAGCAGGACCTGGACGCCTGGCACGTCCACTCGAACCATGCCGCGGCAACGTTCCTGCGCTGGTGCACGGAAAGCGGCCACCTGCCGAACTGA
- a CDS encoding TetR family transcriptional regulator has protein sequence MKLTKGRIVDAGMAVFAEVGYHHLSMRQVADRLDTHAGSLYYHVRGKDELLALMADRICRRAYDAGTEALAALPSTAGWPDRVHAQAAGLRRSIGEHPGGARLLAESPGMLSTGALALMERLLATLGDAGLPAEDGAVAADTLLSHVTGFVLQEQNQPTAPPPVTAELHADLCERFPLLMGPTFPRLSQDEKFTRSVRLLCAGFATLARPSAPGA, from the coding sequence GTGAAGCTCACCAAGGGGCGCATCGTCGACGCGGGGATGGCCGTCTTCGCCGAGGTCGGCTATCACCACCTGTCCATGCGTCAGGTCGCCGACCGACTGGACACCCACGCGGGGAGCCTCTACTACCACGTCCGCGGCAAGGACGAACTGCTCGCCCTGATGGCCGACCGGATCTGCCGCCGGGCGTACGACGCTGGCACCGAGGCCCTCGCCGCACTCCCGTCCACCGCCGGCTGGCCGGACCGCGTCCACGCCCAGGCCGCCGGCCTGCGCCGGAGCATCGGAGAGCATCCCGGCGGCGCCCGGCTCCTCGCCGAGAGCCCCGGCATGCTGAGCACCGGCGCACTCGCGCTGATGGAACGCCTGCTCGCCACCCTGGGCGACGCCGGCCTGCCCGCCGAGGACGGCGCCGTCGCCGCCGACACCCTCCTCAGCCACGTCACCGGCTTCGTCCTCCAGGAGCAGAACCAACCCACCGCTCCGCCGCCCGTCACCGCCGAACTACACGCCGACCTGTGCGAGCGCTTCCCCCTGCTCATGGGCCCCACGTTCCCCCGCCTGAGCCAGGACGAGAAGTTCACCCGGAGCGTCCGCCTGCTCTGCGCCGGCTTCGCGACCCTCGCCCGGCCGTCGGCACCTGGCGCTTGA